A region of the Kribbella sp. NBC_01245 genome:
TGATGGCTTTTGCCGGCCCCGTCTTGGCCGAGCGCGACCACGTCGCCAACCTCGCTCAGCGTGCCTCCGTTCGCCGCCGCGGTGGCGAGGGCCCGACCCGCAACCTGGGCGCCTGGGTGACCGAGCGCCTCCGCGGCCGTGCCGTCGACCCGGCCAGCGCCGACTGGGATGCCTGGCGCCGCGATGACGGCCGCTGGGCGGTGCGCGTGTCCTACCAGGCGGAGGACATCGAGCACGTCGCCATGTTCGCGTACGACGCTCCTGGGCGTTATGCCGTGCCCGATGACGAGGAAGCGCGCTGGCTGGTCGGCGAGCAGACCCAGGTCATCGCACCCCAGCAGCCCGAGCGACGGCTGACCGCGGTGGTCAACACCATCGACATCGCGCCGGACCACATGGCCGACAGCTACGAAGCTGGTTTCGAGGCTGGGTTCGAGGACGCCATCAGCATCACCCGGGAGCGCCCCGCCAACCCCGCGAACCGCGACGAGTCGCGCGACCAGCGTGGGCCGCGGCGGTTCCAGTCGGTGCCGTCGACGGCTGAAGGCTCGCCGGATGAGGAGCCGACTCTGATCAACGTCGGGCCGGTCGATCCGCCGTCGCCGATCCGGGGCACGGTTCGCACGGTCGAGCGTTCGCCGGAACCACCGGTCGAGGTCCCGGTCAACCCGCCGGCCGAGCGTCGGCCGGAGGCACCCGCGGCCGAGGCTCCCGCTGCTCCCGTCGAAGCCCCGGCTCCCGCGGCACCTGCGACGCCCGCTGCTCCCGCGGCTGAGACGAACGTGGCCCGGCTGGCGCCTGCGCGCAACGCCGAGACCGCCGACGTACAGGCTCGTGAGACTGCTCGTTC
Encoded here:
- the sepH gene encoding septation protein SepH, whose translation is MREAKLVGLSPDGKQLILAAAETGEEFAVPVDDRLRAALRGDRARLGQLEIQMESALRPRDIQARIRAGESPEAVAAVAQMPMERVMAFAGPVLAERDHVANLAQRASVRRRGGEGPTRNLGAWVTERLRGRAVDPASADWDAWRRDDGRWAVRVSYQAEDIEHVAMFAYDAPGRYAVPDDEEARWLVGEQTQVIAPQQPERRLTAVVNTIDIAPDHMADSYEAGFEAGFEDAISITRERPANPANRDESRDQRGPRRFQSVPSTAEGSPDEEPTLINVGPVDPPSPIRGTVRTVERSPEPPVEVPVNPPAERRPEAPAAEAPAAPVEAPAPAAPATPAAPAAETNVARLAPARNAETADVQARETARSESFPQAAPERGNRVERPEPLDALPFEPAAPEIPTRPSAPTAPAPQAPKADEPDAKGEVAQETPAPEPKKKPARRGSKRASVPSWDEIMFGKKAD